One region of Populus trichocarpa isolate Nisqually-1 chromosome 4, P.trichocarpa_v4.1, whole genome shotgun sequence genomic DNA includes:
- the LOC7456817 gene encoding NADPH-dependent diflavin oxidoreductase 1 isoform X8, with protein sequence MSYFATAEHEKERLQYFASPEGRDDLYQYNQKERRTVLEVLEDFPSVQMPFEWLVQLVPPLKTRAFSISSSPSAHPNQVHLTVNVVSWTTPFKRKRTGLCSTWLAGLDPQDGMGVYIPAWFCKGSLPPPPPSIPLVLVGPGTGCAPFRGFVEERAIQDMSGSAAPIMLFFGCRNQENDFLYKDFWLSHAQNSGPLSIARGGGFYVAFSRDQPQKVYVQHKMREQSQRVWNLLVEGASIYVSGSSTKMPSDVMSALEEIISKEAGVSRETAVLQLRRLEKDGRYHVEAWS encoded by the exons ATGAGTTATTTTGCAACAGCCGAACATGAAAAGGAGAGACTTCAATATTTCGCCTCTCCTGAAGGAAGAGATGATCTTTACCAGTACAACCAGAAGGAACGAAGAACTGTTCTAGAG GTACTGGAAGATTTCCCTTCTGTGCAAATGCCATTTGAGTGGCTGGTGCAGTTGGTTCCTCCATTGAAAACAAGGGCtttctccatttcttcttccccttcagCTCACCCCAATCAAGTGCACTTGACTGTGAATGTAGTTTCATGGACAACTCCTTTTAAGAGGAAGCGAACTGGTCTCTGCTCTACGTGGCTAGCTGGACTTGATCCACAAGATGGTATGG GTGTATATATTCCAGCATGGTTTTGCAAAGGCTCCcttcctcctccaccaccatcaATTCCCCTTGTACTCGTTGGGCCTGGTACAGGCTGCGCTCCTTTTCGTGGATTTGTAGAGGAAAGAGCCATACAAGACATGTCCGGCTCAGCTGCTCCTATTATGTTGTTCTTTGGTTGTCGAAATCAGGAGAATGACTTCTTGTACAAGGATTTTTGGTTGTCTCATGCACAAAACAGTGGACCGCTATCCATAGCAAGGGGTGGAGGGTTTTATGTAGCCTTCTCAAGAGATCAACCACAAAAAGTTTATGTGCAGCATAAGATGCGGGAACAGAGCCAGAGGGTTTGGAATTTGTTAGTGGAGGGGGCTTCAATATACGTCTCTGGTTCATCAACCAAAATGCCTTCAGATGTAATGTCAGCCTTGGAGGAAATTATATCCAAAGAGGCTGGAGTTTCGAGGGAAACTGCTGTTTTGCAGCTTAGGAGATTGGAAAAGGATGGTAGATACCATGTTGAAGCATGGTCTTGA